In Massilia forsythiae, one DNA window encodes the following:
- the flgG gene encoding flagellar basal-body rod protein FlgG, producing MNPAMWISKTGVQAQDAKLQAIANNLANVNTVGFKRDRVVFEDLFYQVDKQPGAQTADNTVTNGVQLGNGTHIVGTQKVFTNGSLQTTSQPLDVAISGNGFLQVRRPDGQPAFTRAGQLQVDANGVLVNAQGLPLVPQITVPNNALSLTIGENGMVSATIPGNATPTELGQLTLTTFVNPAGLQALGENLFQETAASGTPNEGKPGDSAFGKLKQGALEGSNVQVVEEMVDMIAAQRTYEMNTKVLSAADNMLQYLSQAAR from the coding sequence ATGAATCCAGCAATGTGGATCAGCAAGACCGGCGTGCAGGCCCAGGATGCGAAGCTGCAGGCCATCGCCAACAACCTGGCCAACGTGAACACGGTCGGCTTCAAGCGCGACCGCGTGGTGTTCGAAGACCTGTTCTACCAGGTCGACAAGCAGCCGGGCGCGCAGACCGCCGACAACACCGTCACCAACGGCGTCCAGCTCGGCAACGGCACCCACATCGTCGGCACCCAGAAGGTGTTCACCAACGGCAGCTTGCAGACCACCAGCCAGCCGCTCGACGTGGCCATCTCCGGCAACGGCTTCCTGCAAGTGCGCCGTCCGGACGGCCAGCCGGCCTTCACCCGTGCCGGCCAGCTGCAGGTCGATGCCAACGGCGTGCTGGTCAACGCCCAGGGCTTGCCGCTGGTGCCGCAGATCACGGTGCCGAATAACGCGCTGTCGCTCACCATCGGCGAGAACGGCATGGTCAGCGCCACCATCCCGGGCAACGCCACGCCGACCGAACTGGGCCAGCTGACCCTGACCACCTTCGTCAATCCGGCCGGCCTGCAGGCGCTGGGCGAAAACCTGTTCCAGGAAACCGCCGCCAGCGGCACCCCGAACGAAGGCAAGCCGGGCGATTCCGCCTTCGGCAAACTGAAACAGGGCGCGCTGGAAGGCTCGAACGTGCAGGTGGTCGAGGAGATGGTCGACATGATCGCGGCCCAGCGTACCTACGAGATGAACACCAAGGTACTGTCGGCCGCCGACAACATGCTGCAGTACCTGTCGCAGGCGGCGCGCTGA
- a CDS encoding rod-binding protein, which yields MANDFTHLNAAALKPLHPERADAKDPVAPATDAAASAAGAAPSVDPAYAAKATKAAVEFESFFISHMLHQMRESTRTIAPDDSPSKDRTNQDMTDMVDNMLAGNLANQRAFGVADAILKQLLPPLNKTE from the coding sequence ATGGCCAACGATTTCACGCACCTGAACGCCGCTGCCCTCAAGCCGCTGCATCCCGAGCGGGCGGACGCCAAGGACCCGGTGGCGCCGGCCACCGATGCCGCCGCCAGCGCCGCCGGCGCCGCTCCTTCCGTCGATCCCGCCTACGCGGCGAAAGCCACCAAGGCCGCGGTCGAGTTCGAGAGCTTCTTCATCTCGCACATGCTGCACCAGATGCGCGAGAGTACGCGCACCATCGCGCCCGACGACAGCCCGTCCAAGGACCGCACCAACCAGGACATGACCGACATGGTCGACAACATGCTGGCCGGGAACTTGGCGAACCAGCGCGCCTTCGGTGTCGCCGACGCCATCCTGAAACAATTATTGCCGCCGCTTAATAAAACGGAATAA
- the flgL gene encoding flagellar hook-associated protein FlgL: MRIATSQYQAMMNQSLQKNQERITAVTQQMADGNRIQKPSDDPVDSVRLSRLKREEAGIAQYRANIAAVQQRMTKNEGYLQNMVGDLNSGRDMLVWAADGSNTPSDLNSMVTSLSALRDSLVYTGNSIDQEGRYIFSGTATGQAPIAYDATKALGSRYSYAGNTNDQTVVVGNGVTQAANQNVKGMEDLLNQLDQTIATLSAPGANANDPAVRGVVANGLGSFDKAIDLLSGKVAMLGGQQNILKTIDANHANVSLSNQSAINDIGQLDVGAAAIELNGYQTALQASYKAYSKIGNLSLFAAL, encoded by the coding sequence ATGCGAATCGCGACCAGCCAGTACCAGGCGATGATGAACCAGTCGCTTCAGAAGAACCAGGAGCGCATCACCGCCGTCACCCAGCAGATGGCCGACGGCAACCGTATCCAGAAGCCGTCGGACGATCCGGTCGACAGCGTGCGCCTGTCGCGCCTGAAGCGCGAGGAAGCCGGCATCGCGCAATACCGCGCCAACATCGCCGCCGTGCAGCAGCGCATGACCAAGAACGAAGGCTACCTGCAGAACATGGTGGGCGACCTGAACTCCGGCCGCGACATGCTGGTGTGGGCGGCGGACGGCTCGAATACGCCGAGCGACCTGAATTCGATGGTGACCTCGCTGTCTGCGCTGCGCGACAGCCTGGTCTACACCGGCAATTCGATCGACCAGGAAGGCCGGTATATCTTTTCCGGCACCGCGACCGGCCAGGCGCCGATCGCCTACGACGCCACCAAGGCCCTCGGTTCGCGCTACAGCTACGCCGGCAACACCAACGACCAGACCGTCGTGGTGGGCAACGGCGTCACCCAGGCCGCCAACCAGAACGTCAAGGGCATGGAAGACCTGCTCAACCAGCTCGACCAGACCATCGCCACCCTGTCGGCGCCGGGCGCCAACGCCAACGACCCGGCGGTGCGCGGCGTGGTCGCCAACGGCCTGGGCAGCTTCGACAAGGCCATCGACCTGTTGTCCGGCAAGGTCGCCATGCTGGGCGGCCAGCAGAACATCCTCAAGACGATCGACGCCAACCACGCCAACGTCAGCCTGTCCAACCAGAGCGCGATCAACGACATCGGCCAGCTCGACGTCGGCGCCGCGGCGATCGAATTGAACGGCTACCAGACGGCGCTGCAGGCCAGTTATAAAGCCTACAGCAAGATCGGCAACCTGTCCCTGTTCGCGGCGCTCTGA
- the flgH gene encoding flagellar basal body L-ring protein FlgH has protein sequence MRGLALTLCATAALLLGGCAARVPLAKPAPVDDALALPKTQPTRAGMSGGVFSSDTVSLTSDARAFRVGDVVTVLLQETTQASKKAGTSFSKGSSASVTPLNALGKTFGRTGIDIAADRSFQGDATSTQQNALSGAVTVLVQEVLPNGLLRVAGEKRLQLNQGEEFLRLKGYLRAADIDADNQVSSLRVANARIAFSGQGTLADANTPGWLTRFFTGPLMPF, from the coding sequence ATGCGCGGCCTCGCCCTCACCCTGTGCGCGACGGCGGCGCTGCTGCTGGGCGGCTGCGCCGCGCGCGTGCCGCTGGCCAAGCCGGCGCCGGTCGACGACGCGCTGGCCCTGCCCAAGACCCAGCCGACGCGCGCCGGCATGTCGGGCGGCGTGTTCTCGTCCGACACCGTGTCGCTGACCTCGGACGCGCGCGCCTTCCGCGTCGGCGACGTGGTCACCGTGTTGCTGCAGGAAACCACGCAGGCCAGCAAGAAGGCCGGCACCAGCTTCAGCAAGGGTTCCTCGGCCTCGGTCACGCCGCTCAATGCGCTCGGCAAGACCTTCGGCCGTACCGGCATCGACATCGCCGCCGACCGCAGCTTCCAGGGCGACGCCACCAGCACCCAGCAGAACGCGCTGTCCGGCGCGGTGACCGTGCTGGTGCAGGAAGTGCTGCCCAACGGCCTGCTGCGCGTGGCCGGCGAAAAGCGCCTGCAGCTGAACCAGGGCGAGGAATTCCTGCGCCTGAAGGGTTACCTGCGCGCCGCCGACATCGACGCCGACAACCAGGTCTCGTCGCTGCGCGTGGCCAACGCCCGCATCGCCTTTTCCGGCCAGGGCACCCTGGCCGACGCCAATACCCCCGGCTGGCTGACCCGCTTCTTCACCGGCCCCCTGATGCCGTTCTGA
- the flgK gene encoding flagellar hook-associated protein FlgK — MSILNNALSGALASQLALSASSQNIANLQTKGYTRQSAVLSAAAPSAGSNGAGNGVRVTSLLRFSDSYKTQQLWRTNSDVGARSQTQPYMTQLEQVMGDDDTNLSSGVDKFFAALNAVAGVDPTSTPLRQQVVTAGSLLAQRVNSLNNVFSAQLQSVNQQRSAIVDSANASIASIASLNTQIAAANAAGSNASSLIDARDQAVDSLAGQMALEVTEQPNGALNVSLKTGQSLVLGGVAGKLAVNGGDNQSFSLSFAGTGFDLDTGKIGGQLGGLSSYLQDTLKPLQQGVADIAKQVADKVNTQLQGGYAMDGSAGKPMFVFNAGSTSNMLQVADGFQTADLAFSGDGTAGDTGNLQKLVNIKNQSITVTGLGSVLVSDADTQLVGKLAVDSQQNQAALTTAQSTRDHATDDWQSTSGVNQDEEAVNLVEYQNMYQANMKVMSVANALFDATLAMMG; from the coding sequence ATGAGCATCCTGAACAACGCGCTGTCCGGAGCGCTCGCTTCGCAACTGGCCCTGTCGGCAAGCAGCCAGAACATCGCCAACCTGCAGACCAAGGGCTACACCCGCCAGTCGGCGGTGCTGTCCGCGGCCGCGCCCTCGGCCGGCTCGAACGGGGCCGGCAACGGCGTGCGCGTGACTTCGCTGCTGCGCTTTTCCGACAGCTACAAGACCCAGCAGCTGTGGCGCACCAACTCCGACGTCGGCGCGCGTTCCCAGACCCAGCCTTACATGACGCAGCTGGAACAGGTGATGGGCGACGACGACACCAACCTGTCGAGCGGCGTCGACAAGTTCTTCGCCGCGCTGAACGCGGTCGCCGGCGTCGACCCGACCTCGACCCCGCTGCGCCAGCAGGTCGTCACCGCCGGCAGCCTGCTGGCCCAGCGCGTCAACAGCCTGAACAACGTGTTCAGCGCCCAGCTGCAATCGGTGAACCAGCAACGCAGCGCCATCGTCGACTCGGCCAATGCCTCGATCGCCTCGATCGCCTCGCTGAACACGCAGATCGCCGCCGCCAACGCCGCCGGCAGCAACGCTTCGTCGCTGATCGATGCGCGCGACCAGGCGGTCGACAGCCTGGCCGGCCAGATGGCGCTGGAAGTCACCGAGCAGCCGAACGGCGCCCTCAACGTTTCCCTCAAGACCGGCCAGTCGCTGGTGCTCGGTGGCGTGGCCGGCAAGCTGGCCGTGAACGGCGGCGACAATCAGAGCTTCAGCCTGTCGTTCGCCGGCACCGGCTTCGACCTCGATACCGGCAAGATCGGCGGCCAGCTGGGCGGCCTGTCGAGCTACCTGCAGGACACCCTGAAGCCGCTGCAGCAGGGCGTGGCCGACATCGCCAAGCAGGTGGCCGACAAGGTCAACACCCAGCTGCAGGGCGGCTACGCCATGGACGGCAGCGCCGGCAAGCCGATGTTCGTGTTCAACGCCGGCAGCACCTCGAACATGCTGCAGGTGGCCGACGGCTTCCAGACCGCGGACCTGGCCTTTTCCGGCGACGGCACTGCAGGCGATACCGGCAACCTGCAAAAGCTGGTGAACATCAAGAACCAGTCGATCACCGTCACCGGCCTGGGCAGCGTGCTGGTGAGCGATGCCGACACCCAGCTGGTCGGCAAGCTGGCCGTGGACAGCCAGCAGAACCAGGCCGCGCTGACCACCGCGCAATCCACGCGCGACCACGCCACCGACGACTGGCAATCGACCAGCGGCGTCAACCAGGACGAGGAAGCGGTCAACCTGGTCGAATACCAGAACATGTACCAGGCCAACATGAAGGTGATGTCGGTCGCCAATGCGCTGTTCGACGCCACCCTGGCGATGATGGGTTAA
- a CDS encoding flagellar basal body P-ring protein FlgI gives MPRTQPLRNLVSVEGVRENPLIGYGLVVGLNGSGDSTQVKYSSQSVTNMLKQFGVRLPDGEEAKNKNVAAVMVSAVFPPGYRRGQAIDVTVSSLGDAKSLRGGTLLLTQLRAADNEVYALAQGNMVVGGLTASGKSGSSVTVNTPTGGRIPNGAMIEREIATDFSTRPQVLLRLRHPNFDTATNVVNAINRRFGEVATTADGTSVEVVAPANPTERVAFVAKLENMVVEAGAETPRVVFNSRTGTVVISDGLRVKSAAVTHGALKVVISESAAVSQPGPFSKGQTAVTPQSKVSVDQGSGQMFHWPPGARLQTIIDVVNSLGASPDDIMAILQALDQAGAIEGELVVI, from the coding sequence ATGCCGCGCACCCAGCCGCTGCGCAACCTGGTCAGCGTCGAAGGCGTGCGCGAGAATCCGCTGATCGGCTACGGCCTGGTGGTCGGCCTGAACGGCAGCGGCGACTCGACCCAGGTCAAGTATTCGAGCCAGTCGGTCACCAACATGCTCAAGCAGTTCGGCGTGCGCCTGCCGGACGGCGAGGAAGCCAAGAACAAGAACGTGGCCGCGGTGATGGTCTCGGCCGTGTTCCCGCCGGGCTACCGGCGCGGCCAGGCCATCGACGTCACCGTGTCCTCGCTGGGCGACGCCAAGAGCCTGCGCGGCGGCACCCTGCTGCTGACCCAGCTGCGCGCGGCCGACAACGAAGTCTATGCGCTGGCCCAGGGCAACATGGTGGTCGGCGGCCTGACCGCGTCCGGCAAGAGCGGCTCCTCGGTGACGGTGAACACCCCGACCGGCGGCCGCATCCCCAACGGCGCCATGATCGAGCGCGAGATCGCCACCGACTTCTCCACCCGCCCGCAAGTGCTGCTGCGCCTGCGCCATCCGAACTTCGACACCGCCACCAACGTGGTCAACGCGATCAACCGTCGCTTCGGCGAGGTCGCCACCACCGCCGACGGCACCAGCGTCGAAGTGGTGGCGCCGGCCAATCCGACCGAGCGCGTCGCCTTTGTCGCCAAGCTGGAAAACATGGTGGTGGAAGCCGGCGCCGAAACGCCGCGCGTGGTGTTCAACTCGCGCACCGGCACCGTGGTGATCTCGGACGGCTTGCGCGTGAAATCGGCGGCCGTCACCCACGGCGCCCTGAAGGTGGTGATCTCGGAAAGCGCCGCGGTCAGCCAGCCGGGCCCGTTCTCCAAGGGCCAGACCGCGGTCACGCCGCAATCCAAGGTGTCGGTGGACCAGGGCTCGGGCCAGATGTTCCACTGGCCGCCGGGCGCGCGCCTGCAGACCATCATCGACGTGGTCAACAGCCTGGGCGCCTCGCCCGACGACATCATGGCGATCCTGCAGGCGCTCGACCAGGCCGGCGCGATCGAAGGCGAACTGGTGGTGATCTGA
- the truB gene encoding tRNA pseudouridine(55) synthase TruB, with protein sequence MNARPPKKPRDLVDGVLLIDKPVGLSSNDALIKAKRVLNAKKAGHTGTLDPFATGLLPLCFGEATKFSQDLLEADKTYLAEVRLGVTTTTGDTEGEAVETRPVDGVTLERIEAALASLRGPILQVPPMYSALKRDGKALYEYAREGIVLEREARPVTIHALEMLGYEAPMLTIRVTCSKGTYVRVLGEDIGKFLGCGAHLNALRRVQVGALTVAGMVTLEDLQAHADPLALLAPVDALLSSFPAVELTAELAKRFLNGQRLALNREPVTLPEQQGRVRVYFGGKLLGSAILQEYGVLAPERLIARPQD encoded by the coding sequence GTGAACGCGCGTCCCCCGAAAAAGCCGCGCGACCTGGTCGACGGCGTGCTGCTGATCGACAAGCCGGTCGGCCTGTCCTCGAACGATGCGCTGATCAAGGCCAAGCGCGTGCTCAACGCCAAAAAGGCCGGCCACACCGGCACCCTGGATCCGTTCGCCACCGGCCTGCTGCCGTTGTGCTTCGGCGAGGCCACCAAGTTCTCGCAGGACCTGCTGGAAGCGGACAAGACCTACCTGGCCGAAGTGCGCCTGGGCGTGACCACCACCACCGGCGACACCGAGGGCGAAGCGGTCGAGACGCGTCCGGTCGACGGCGTCACGCTCGAGCGCATCGAGGCCGCGCTCGCCAGCCTGCGCGGCCCGATCCTGCAGGTGCCGCCGATGTACTCGGCCCTGAAGCGCGACGGCAAGGCGCTGTACGAATACGCGCGCGAAGGCATCGTGCTGGAGCGCGAGGCGCGCCCGGTGACCATCCACGCGCTCGAGATGCTGGGCTACGAAGCGCCGATGCTGACCATCCGCGTCACCTGCAGCAAGGGCACCTACGTGCGCGTGCTGGGCGAGGACATCGGCAAATTCCTGGGCTGCGGCGCGCACCTGAACGCGCTGCGCCGGGTGCAGGTCGGCGCCTTGACGGTGGCCGGCATGGTGACGCTGGAAGACTTGCAGGCGCACGCCGATCCGCTGGCGCTGCTGGCGCCGGTCGATGCGCTGCTGTCGAGCTTTCCGGCGGTCGAGCTGACGGCGGAACTCGCCAAGCGCTTCCTCAACGGCCAGCGCCTGGCCCTGAACCGCGAGCCGGTGACGCTGCCCGAGCAGCAGGGCAGGGTGCGCGTGTACTTCGGGGGCAAGCTCCTGGGCAGCGCGATCCTGCAGGAATACGGCGTGCTGGCGCCCGAGCGCCTGATCGCGCGGCCGCAGGATTGA
- the rbfA gene encoding 30S ribosome-binding factor RbfA → MAKHSKSIPSRGLRVADQIQKDLSELIAFELKDPRVGMVTIAEVQLTPDYAHAKIYFTLLKDSPDEVKQTLEGLNKASGYLRNQLGKRLHIHTLPSLHFVHDTSTRRGLEMSALIDQANATRAADFDAGADEGREAGAETGADKAADNE, encoded by the coding sequence ATGGCAAAACATAGCAAAAGCATCCCGTCGCGCGGCCTGCGCGTCGCCGACCAGATCCAGAAGGACCTGTCGGAACTGATCGCGTTCGAACTCAAGGACCCGCGCGTGGGCATGGTCACCATCGCCGAAGTGCAGCTGACCCCGGATTACGCGCACGCGAAGATCTATTTCACGCTGCTCAAGGACAGCCCGGACGAGGTCAAGCAGACCCTGGAAGGCTTGAACAAGGCGTCCGGCTACCTGCGCAACCAGCTCGGCAAGCGCCTGCACATCCACACACTGCCGTCGCTGCACTTCGTGCACGACACCTCGACCCGCCGCGGCCTGGAAATGTCGGCCCTGATCGACCAGGCCAACGCCACCCGCGCCGCCGACTTCGACGCCGGCGCCGATGAAGGGCGAGAAGCAGGCGCGGAAACGGGCGCCGACAAGGCCGCGGACAACGAGTGA
- the typA gene encoding translational GTPase TypA: MSNTKRAIRNIAIIAHVDHGKTTLVDQLLRQSGTFRENQAVDTRVMDSNDLEKERGITILSKNCAVEYEGTHINIVDTPGHADFGGEVERVLSMVDSVLLLVDAQEGPMPQTRFVTRKALALGLKPIVVVNKIDRPGARADWAINQTFELFDKLGATDEQLDFPIVYASGLNGYAGMDESVRGGDMKPLFDAILKYVPVRDDNPDGPLQMQITSLDYSSYVGKIGIGRVNRGRVKTGQDVIVMNGPDSTPIKGRINQVLNFKGLERVLVDEAVAGDICLINGIEEIGIGSTVCAPDTPEALPMLTVDEPTLTMNFMVNNSPLAGREGKFVTSRQLRERLERELKANVALRVLPTDDDTTFEVSGRGELHLTILLENMRREGFELAVSRPRVVYKMVDGVRQEPFENLTVDVEEVNQGGVMEELGRRRGDLQNMESDGKGRVRLEYLIPARGLIGFQGEFMTLTRGTGLMSHVFHEYAAVDNSKGELAGRRNGVLISQDDGAAVAYAIWKLQDRGRMFVEHNTPVYEGMIIGIHSRDNDLVVNPIKGKQLTNVRSSGTDEAVRLVPPIQMSLEYAVEFIEDDELVEITPKSIRLRKRFLKEHERKKASREGA; the protein is encoded by the coding sequence ATGTCAAACACCAAACGCGCGATTCGTAATATCGCAATCATCGCCCACGTCGACCACGGCAAGACCACCCTGGTCGACCAGCTGCTGCGCCAGTCGGGCACCTTCCGTGAAAACCAGGCGGTCGACACCCGCGTGATGGACTCGAACGACCTGGAAAAGGAACGCGGCATTACCATCCTGTCGAAGAACTGCGCGGTCGAGTACGAAGGCACCCACATCAACATCGTCGACACCCCCGGCCACGCCGACTTCGGCGGCGAAGTCGAGCGCGTGCTGTCGATGGTCGACTCGGTACTGCTGCTGGTCGACGCCCAGGAAGGCCCGATGCCGCAGACCCGCTTCGTGACCCGCAAGGCGCTGGCCCTGGGCCTGAAGCCGATCGTCGTCGTCAACAAGATCGACCGTCCGGGCGCGCGCGCCGACTGGGCGATCAACCAGACCTTCGAACTGTTCGACAAGCTGGGCGCGACCGACGAACAGCTGGACTTCCCGATCGTCTACGCCTCGGGCCTGAACGGCTACGCCGGCATGGACGAGAGCGTGCGCGGCGGCGACATGAAGCCGCTGTTCGACGCCATCCTGAAATACGTGCCGGTGCGCGACGACAATCCGGACGGCCCGCTGCAGATGCAGATCACCTCGCTGGACTACTCGTCGTACGTCGGCAAGATCGGCATCGGCCGCGTCAACCGCGGCCGCGTCAAGACCGGCCAAGACGTGATCGTCATGAACGGCCCTGACAGTACCCCGATCAAGGGCCGCATCAACCAGGTGCTGAACTTCAAGGGCCTGGAGCGCGTGCTGGTCGACGAAGCCGTCGCCGGCGACATTTGCCTGATCAACGGTATCGAAGAAATCGGCATCGGCTCGACCGTGTGCGCGCCGGACACCCCGGAAGCGCTGCCGATGCTGACCGTCGACGAGCCGACCCTGACCATGAACTTCATGGTCAACAACTCGCCGCTGGCCGGCCGCGAAGGCAAGTTCGTCACCAGCCGCCAGCTGCGCGAGCGTCTCGAGCGTGAACTGAAGGCCAACGTGGCGCTGCGCGTGCTGCCGACCGACGACGACACCACGTTCGAAGTCTCGGGCCGCGGCGAACTGCACCTGACCATCCTGCTGGAAAACATGCGCCGCGAAGGCTTCGAGCTGGCCGTGTCGCGTCCGCGCGTGGTGTACAAGATGGTCGACGGCGTGCGCCAGGAACCGTTCGAGAACCTGACCGTCGACGTCGAGGAAGTCAACCAGGGCGGCGTGATGGAAGAGCTGGGCCGCCGCCGCGGCGACCTGCAGAACATGGAATCCGACGGCAAGGGCCGCGTGCGCCTCGAGTACCTGATCCCGGCACGCGGCCTGATCGGCTTCCAGGGCGAATTCATGACCCTGACCCGCGGCACCGGCCTGATGAGCCACGTGTTCCACGAATACGCAGCGGTAGACAACAGCAAGGGCGAACTGGCCGGCCGCCGCAACGGCGTGCTGATCTCGCAGGACGATGGCGCCGCCGTGGCCTACGCGATCTGGAAGCTGCAGGACCGCGGCCGCATGTTCGTCGAGCACAACACCCCGGTGTACGAAGGCATGATCATCGGCATCCACTCGCGCGATAACGACCTGGTCGTGAACCCGATCAAGGGCAAGCAGCTGACCAACGTGCGTTCGTCGGGTACCGACGAAGCGGTGCGCCTGGTGCCGCCGATCCAGATGTCGCTGGAATACGCCGTCGAGTTCATCGAAGACGACGAGCTGGTCGAGATCACCCCGAAGAGCATCCGCCTGCGCAAGCGCTTCCTGAAGGAGCACGAGCGCAAGAAGGCCAGCCGCGAAGGCGCGTAA